The segment CCCGCGCGCCTGCGTGCGCTGGAGCGCTTCAAGACGGGCGAAGTCAATATGCTGGTCGCCACCGATGTGGCTGCGCGCGGGCTGGATATCGACGACCTGCCGCTGGTGATCAACGTTGATCTGCCGATCGTGGCGCAAGACTATGTGCACCGTATTGGCCGTACCGGCCGCGCAGGCGCCAGTGGTGTGGCGGTGTCCCTCGTGTGTGCCGATGAAGCACCGCAACTGGCCGCGATTGAAGCGCTGATCCGGCAAACGCTGCCCCGTGAAGAAGAGCCGGGTTTTGAAGCCGAACACCGCGTGCCGCAAACCAGCGCGACGGGCCAGATCATCAAGAAACCCAAAAAACCCAAGAAGCCCAAAGTGCCGCCGGCTGCGACGGGCGCCAAGCAGGTGCTCGACAAAAAGCCCCGCCCGCAAAATGGCGAAAACAAGCGCAAGCCTGCGGCGCAGCGCGATGTGGCCGCGGGTAAAGGAACAAGCTTGTCCAGCGGTAGCCCATTCAGCGTGCAAAAGCCACGCAGCAAACCCGCCGGCAAGCCAGCTGCGGGTTCACGTAAGCCGGCGGGCAAACCCGCTGGTGGCCGCGGCAAACGCCAACCCTGATACTTGAGGTCATGGCCCTCACAACGCTGCTCTCAGCCATTCGGGCAGATTGGGGTTGGCCAGAATGCGTTGTCTGAACGTCGAGTCGTCTATCGACGTGATCGGATCGAGCTCCATGGGGTCGACATCACCAGGACCAATGGGTCGTACCCCTGTCACCAATTCGCGAGCATATTCCTCGTCCATTTCAAGCCGCACAAACAACGACTGACTCTCTGCGAACAAGGCCCGGTCGCCGGAGAATCGAGACGCGAGATCGGGCAGGTGCTCCAGCGAATAGCTCAGCGTCTTCGTGGCCTCCGCGAAACTCATGCTTGCGAGCGGATGAGTCGGGCTGACAGTTAAATCGAGAACCAGATCCTGACCGGCGACATGGACTTGCTCGACACCGGCAGTCTGCGGATCGAGTATCGACGCGCGGCCGGCGCGTGGGCGGCCGCCAATAAGGACGGCCACGATATCCTTTTCCGTCGCGTTGATCAGATTCGCATACGGATCCTTGTCCAGCGTATCGACGATCAGCAGGTCGGCAACCTTTCCGGCAGCGATGCTCCCCAGCGCGCTTCCCCACCCGACCATGCTGGCGGACCTCGACGTCACTGAACGGACCAGTTCCAAATCGCTGAAAATCGTTCCCTCTTGCTTGCTCACTGCCTTGGCAACCTTCAACTCCCCAAGCAGATTCTTGGTGCCACTCGGCGCCCAATCCGAGCCCAGCGCGAACGGCACGCCCGCTTCCTTGAAGGTTGCAATGTCCGTCGTCGCTCCATACAGCAGGAAATTGCTCAATGGGGACCACACGAGGCCGCCGCTGGCGCGCATAACCTGAATCCGCGCTTTGTCGAGCGCGGTGCAATGGATGCCGATGAAGTTCTTCCCAATCAGCCAGCTTCCATCGGGACGCTCGAGGTAGTCGAAGACGCTGCGGGCATTCTCATCGGTTCCCTCCGATACGTGCATCAAAAACGCATGGCTTGGATCGGTCAGCATCCGTCCGTATTTCTGCTCGGCTTCGGCTTGCGACCCGAAGTCGTTGATCTGATCCACGGCTGAAGGCCAGGCCGGATCGTCGGGAAGCTCGATGTTTCGCACGAGCCCCCGATACGACTCCACCGTCGCACTGGCCATCGTGCCCAGCGAAAGTCCCTGTGTCGTCGTGACGCCGCCAAGCAACGCGCGGCATTCGACGAATCGAACCACGGCCTTTGCGTTCTCCGACGTTGGGTCGTGCGTCAGCAGTGCCGCGGGAGAGGAAACATGTCGCTTGTAATCGGCGGCGCTGCGCCAGACCTGTCGATCAGGGAATCGGGTCGAGACGGACCAAAGGGGAATGGCGTTGTAGGCGGGGTGGTTGTGCAACTCGAACAAGCCGGGATAAATGGTCCCTCCCGTCTCAACGATCGGTGCACTCTCGAATGTTGCCGCGAGTGGCTGGTCTGCCGGACCGGTGTGCACGATCTTGTCGTCCTCGATCGCGACAACGCCATCCGGAATGACGGTCGCCGCATCGTCCATCGTGACAACCCGCCCTCGAAGAACCAGCCGCGCCGGCGTAATCGCCAATGCGCGGCGGAACCGGTCTTGACTTGTCTCAACGCGAAACCAAGCCATGTTTCACCTCATGTCATGCGTGCGTCCACCATTGTCGAGCGGTCAGTTGCACGGCCACCCCGGTCAATCAAACCGCGAGCGCACTATGTCGCAACCGCCACGCGAGGCGTGGTCCGGCAGTCAGTGAGCACGGAGAATGCGGGAAAATCCGCCAGGCTGTCGTCAGCCAGGTTGTATTGCTCGCAGACCACACTCATTCTCATACAGGAGGTCCGAAGCTCAGTGACGGTAT is part of the Burkholderia ubonensis subsp. mesacidophila genome and harbors:
- a CDS encoding amidohydrolase family protein; protein product: MAWFRVETSQDRFRRALAITPARLVLRGRVVTMDDAATVIPDGVVAIEDDKIVHTGPADQPLAATFESAPIVETGGTIYPGLFELHNHPAYNAIPLWSVSTRFPDRQVWRSAADYKRHVSSPAALLTHDPTSENAKAVVRFVECRALLGGVTTTQGLSLGTMASATVESYRGLVRNIELPDDPAWPSAVDQINDFGSQAEAEQKYGRMLTDPSHAFLMHVSEGTDENARSVFDYLERPDGSWLIGKNFIGIHCTALDKARIQVMRASGGLVWSPLSNFLLYGATTDIATFKEAGVPFALGSDWAPSGTKNLLGELKVAKAVSKQEGTIFSDLELVRSVTSRSASMVGWGSALGSIAAGKVADLLIVDTLDKDPYANLINATEKDIVAVLIGGRPRAGRASILDPQTAGVEQVHVAGQDLVLDLTVSPTHPLASMSFAEATKTLSYSLEHLPDLASRFSGDRALFAESQSLFVRLEMDEEYARELVTGVRPIGPGDVDPMELDPITSIDDSTFRQRILANPNLPEWLRAAL